From the genome of Blautia hydrogenotrophica DSM 10507:
GAACCATCATATAATACAGAAATAAAACGCCCGGATGATAGCTCCCAAAGTTACTCATCTTTTTCCTCCTTCTGCTCCGTAAAAGAGCCTCCCACATCCCGTCCCAGGTCGCAGGTATAGACCATCTCGATCTCGTCCCCGTCTTTTAGATGGTATCTGCTGACTCCATAGCCCGGAAATTCTCCGTTCACCCGATACATCCATCCGCTCAGAGGGCCGCAGGAAAACTCATACAGATAGTTGATTCCCTGGATATAGGCGCTTCCGTAAGCATTGTCCTTCGCCCCCTGATATTCCATCTGGATTTTCTCGTTGCGCACAGCCCGGTTCAGGATGTCAAAGACAGAATCTCCTTTTCTCAGCACATACTGTGTAGGCTCTAAAATCACGCCGTCCTTTGGCACATATTTCTCATCCTGCAGTTCAGGATCTAGATCTTCATAATTGTCCAAGATCGTGTCACAGTTGATGGAGAGCGTCACCGTCTCCGAATCCTCTGTGATGTCATCGGCATGGGTCAGGTAATAGTCTTCCAC
Proteins encoded in this window:
- a CDS encoding DUF4430 domain-containing protein; its protein translation is MTVKKDLLVLAFAVLLAVVLFRGVKIQSVEDYYLTHADDITEDSETVTLSINCDTILDNYEDLDPELQDEKYVPKDGVILEPTQYVLRKGDSVFDILNRAVRNEKIQMEYQGAKDNAYGSAYIQGINYLYEFSCGPLSGWMYRVNGEFPGYGVSRYHLKDGDEIEMVYTCDLGRDVGGSFTEQKEEKDE